Proteins co-encoded in one Pseudophryne corroboree isolate aPseCor3 chromosome 1, aPseCor3.hap2, whole genome shotgun sequence genomic window:
- the DUSP18 gene encoding dual specificity protein phosphatase 18, whose translation MSLSGLCRVTESLFLSNAASASTQSLLRNHHITCVINVSLQCSTCSLPDLEYLHFSVADTPDTSLSDYFETMTDKVHKVEASGGCTLIHCSAGISRSPTLCLAYLMRYRGLSLLAAHVHLKTCRPIIRPNLGFWRQLITYELDLFGKNTVHIINSPVGLIPSIYEAEIRNMIPF comes from the coding sequence ATGTCTCTTTCTGGGCTCTGTCGAGTAACGGAGAGCCTGTTCCTGAGCAATGCAGCATCAGCAAGCACCCAGTCCTTACTTAGAAACCACCACATCACTTGTGTCATTAATGTGTCCTTACAATGTTCCACTTGTTCCTTACCTGATTTGGAGTATCTGCatttctctgtagcagacacaccgGACACGTCCTTGTCTGATTACTTTGAAACCATGACCGATAAGGTCCATAAAGTAGAGGCCAGTGGAGGATGTACATTAATCCATTGTTCAGCAGGAATCAGCAGGTCTCCGACTCTGTGCCTTGCTTACCTGATGAGATACCGTGGACTGTCCCTGCTGGCAGCACATGTCCACTTAAAAACATGCAGACCTATTATCCGCCCCAACCTTGGCTTCTGGAGACAACTGATCACCTATGAACTGGATTTATTTGGGAAAAATACAGTCCATATTATTAACTCACCTGTAGGACTTATTCCATCTATCTATGAGGCTGAAATAAGAAACATGATTCCATTTTGA